The following are from one region of the Populus trichocarpa isolate Nisqually-1 chromosome 8, P.trichocarpa_v4.1, whole genome shotgun sequence genome:
- the LOC7469038 gene encoding pentatricopeptide repeat-containing protein At1g13040, mitochondrial, whose translation MYQPLGVHRLIYRTRIASYVKAGLIDYAVKVFDEMTLSECRVFGIDYNRFIGVLIRHSRFDLAHHYYSKMAPLGFSLSSFTYSRFISGLCQTKEFTFIDNLLKDMEKLHCVPDIWAFNIYLNLLFRENREESALEVFGRMVERGREPDVVTFTIIIDGLCKMKKFDAAVQFWLNMLDKGIRPDNKACVALAVGLCDGGQVDLAYELIIGVISGGLSEVSTLVYNALISGFCRAGRIDKALAMVSFMSRTGCKPDLVTYNVLLNYCCNEFMFEEAVKLLKKMECSAIEPDVYSYNQLLKAHCKANHPDKAYLFMVTKMVPKGFCDVVSYNTIIKAFCSISNNRRAYKLFEEMGRKGIAPDVVTFTILIKAFLREGNSDMAKKLLDLMAGMGLLPDRIFYTTIIDHHCKSGKVEMAHSIFCDMVEKGITPDVVSYNALINGFCKSLRVGEVMHLYEQMLQRGSFPDEVTYKLIIGALVRENKLSDACRVWDQMMERGLTLDRGISEMLINAIQS comes from the coding sequence ATGTATCAACCTCTGGGCGTACACCGCCTCATATACCGTACTCGCATTGCCAGCTACGTCAAAGCTGGTCTCATCGATTATGCAGTCAAGGTGTTCGACGAAATGACTTTGTCAGAATGTCGTGTTTTTGGCATCGATTATAACCGATTCATTGGCGTTTTGATTCGCCACTCTCGCTTCGATTTAGCCCATCACTACTATTCTAAAATGGCCCCTCTTGGGTTCTCCTTGTCTTCCTTTACTTACTCTCGTTTCATTTCAGGTTTGTGCCAGACAAAAGAGTTTACCTTTATTGATAATTTGTTAAAAGACATGGAGAAACTTCATTGCGTGCCTGATATTTGGGCTTTTAATATCTATTTGAATCTTTTGTTTCGCGAGAATAGGGAAGAGTCAGCATTGGAGGTGTTTGGGAGAATGgttgagagagggagagagccTGATGTAGTGacatttactattattattgatggtttgtgtaaaatgaagaaatttgaTGCTGCCGTTCAGTTTTGGCTTAATATGTTAGATAAAGGGATTAGGCCGGATAACAAGGCTTGTGTGGCGCTTGCTGTTGGCTTGTGCGACGGGGGGCAAGTGGATTTAGCTTATGAGCTTATAATTGGTGTAATTAGTGGTGGTCTGTCAGAGGTTAGTACATTGGTTTATAATGCATTGATTAGTGGGTTTTGTAGAGCAGGTAGGATTGATAAGGCGTTGGCTATGGTGTCTTTTATGAGTAGGACTGGGTGCAAGCCGGATTTGGTTACATACAACGTGTTGTTGAATTATTGTTGCAACGAGTTTATGTTTGAGGAGGCGGTgaagttgttgaagaagatggagTGTAGTGCGATAGAACCTGATGTATATAGCTATAATCAACTTCTCAAGGCACATTGTAAAGCTAATCACCCGGATAAAGCTTATCTGTTTATGGTGACGAAGATGGTGCCAAAAGGTTTTTGTGATGTCGTTTCGTACAATACTATTATCAAAGCATTTTGCAGTATTAGTAATAACAGAAGGGCCTATAAGCTGTTTGAGGAAATGGGACGAAAGGGGATTGCCCCAGATGTGGTAACGTTCACAATACTTATAAAAGCTTTTCTTAGAGAAGGTAATTCTGATATGGCAAAGAAGCTTCTTGATCTGATGGCAGGAATGGGCCTTTTGCCTGATCGTATATTTTATACGACAATCATTGATCACCACTGCAAGAGTGGGAAAGTTGAGATGGCTCACAGCATTTTTTGTGATATGGTAGAAAAAGGTATCACTCCTGATGTGGTTTCATATAATGCCCTTATAAATGGATTTTGTAAATCTTTGAGAGTAGGTGAAGTTATGCATCTATATGAGCAAATGCTGCAAAGAGGATCGTTTCCTGATGAAGTGACTTATAAGTTGATCATTGGAGCTCTTGTACGGGAAAATAAGCTTTCAGATGCTTGTAGGGTGTGGGATCAGATGATGGAGAGGGGCCTCACTCTTGACAGGGGTATATCTGAAATGCTGATCAATGCCATCCAGTCATGA